Proteins encoded together in one Hymenobacter monticola window:
- a CDS encoding TonB-dependent receptor, giving the protein MYLRFPLLGLCLLLLLLGSGPARAQGRVTLSGTVKDASSGENLSGATIRVVELPGVGTGANAYGFFTLTVPAGTYTVEVSFVGFSTQKRSVTATASQRLDFKLAPGGSELTEVVVTARSTDAGISKAQMGVETIDLKQIAKVPVLFGEKDVIKTLTLLPGIKSAGEGSSGFTVRGGAVDQNLILLDEAPVYNASHLLGFFSTFNSDAIKDLTVYKGGMPAQYGGRLSSVVDIKMKDGNNQQLHGSGGIGLIASRLALEGPIIKDKGSFLVTARRTYADIFLKLSSNPTTRQSSLYFYDLNAKANYVLNERNRVFFSGYLGRDALGFSNTFGQTYGNQTGTLRWNHLFTDRIFSNTSLIFSKYDYQIKISSNDRNFSIDSKIQDWNLKQDFEFYPSSAQTLRFGGQAIYHTITPGHVTADASSGINATADKTNYSLETAAYVSHDWQAAPRLNFTTGLRLSAFSLLGPGTYSSYDAAGNVLAATDYARNKFLKTYVKLEPRFAASLQLNEASSVKASYARNVQNLHLLSNANASSPTDLYIPTSFNVKPEVADQVSAGYYRTLGAKKGYSMTVEAYYKDLQNQLDYRDGTQLQGNFDVEASLLYGTGRAYGIEFLVRKDVGRLSGWLGYTLSRSERKFTEINQGVYFPSRQDRTHDLSVVAIYQLNPKWSFSGTFVTSTGNAVTFPVGKYQIGNQIVSYFGRRNADRMPYYQRLDLGATYEKPHQEGHRFHSSWTFSVYNALGRENAYSIRFEADPNDPSRTRAVQTALFKFIPSATYNFSF; this is encoded by the coding sequence ATGTACCTACGTTTTCCTTTGCTGGGCTTGTGCCTGCTACTGCTTCTTTTAGGCAGCGGGCCAGCCCGGGCCCAAGGCCGCGTCACGCTTAGCGGGACGGTGAAAGATGCTTCCTCGGGTGAAAACCTGAGCGGGGCCACCATTCGGGTGGTGGAGTTGCCCGGCGTGGGCACCGGGGCCAATGCTTACGGATTTTTTACGCTCACGGTGCCGGCGGGCACCTACACGGTCGAGGTCAGCTTTGTGGGTTTCAGTACCCAAAAGCGCAGCGTGACGGCCACCGCCAGCCAGCGGCTCGACTTCAAGCTGGCGCCCGGCGGCAGCGAACTGACCGAAGTGGTGGTGACGGCCCGCAGCACCGACGCCGGCATCAGCAAGGCCCAAATGGGCGTCGAAACCATTGACTTGAAGCAAATTGCCAAGGTGCCGGTGCTTTTTGGCGAGAAGGACGTCATCAAGACGCTGACCCTGCTGCCAGGCATCAAGAGCGCCGGCGAGGGCAGCAGCGGCTTCACGGTGCGCGGCGGGGCCGTGGACCAGAACCTGATTTTGCTGGACGAGGCGCCGGTATATAACGCCTCGCACCTGCTGGGCTTCTTCTCGACGTTCAACTCCGACGCCATCAAGGACCTGACCGTGTACAAGGGCGGCATGCCCGCGCAGTACGGTGGGCGGCTGTCCTCGGTGGTGGATATCAAGATGAAGGACGGCAACAACCAGCAGCTGCACGGCAGCGGCGGCATCGGGCTCATTGCCTCACGCCTGGCGCTGGAAGGGCCCATCATCAAGGACAAGGGCTCGTTTTTGGTGACGGCCCGGCGCACCTACGCCGATATCTTTCTCAAGCTGTCCTCTAACCCCACCACGCGCCAGTCGAGCCTGTATTTCTACGACCTCAACGCCAAGGCCAACTATGTGCTGAACGAGCGCAACCGGGTATTTTTCTCGGGCTATTTGGGGCGCGACGCGTTGGGTTTCAGCAACACCTTTGGCCAGACCTACGGCAACCAAACCGGCACGCTGCGCTGGAACCACCTGTTCACGGACCGTATTTTTTCAAATACCTCACTGATTTTCAGCAAGTACGATTATCAGATTAAAATTTCCTCGAACGACCGGAATTTCAGCATCGATTCCAAAATTCAGGACTGGAATTTGAAGCAGGACTTCGAGTTTTACCCCAGCTCGGCGCAGACGCTTCGGTTTGGCGGGCAGGCCATCTACCATACCATCACGCCGGGCCACGTCACGGCCGATGCTTCCTCGGGCATCAACGCCACGGCGGACAAAACGAACTACTCACTGGAAACGGCGGCCTACGTGTCGCACGACTGGCAGGCCGCGCCACGCCTCAACTTCACCACCGGCCTGCGACTGTCGGCGTTCAGCTTGCTGGGGCCGGGCACCTATTCCAGCTACGACGCAGCCGGCAACGTGCTGGCCGCCACCGACTACGCCCGCAATAAATTCCTGAAAACCTATGTGAAGCTGGAGCCCCGCTTCGCCGCCAGCCTGCAGCTGAATGAGGCCAGCTCGGTGAAGGCCAGCTACGCCCGCAACGTGCAGAACCTGCACCTGCTCAGCAACGCCAACGCCTCCTCGCCCACCGACCTCTACATCCCCACCAGCTTCAACGTGAAGCCTGAAGTGGCCGACCAGGTATCGGCCGGTTACTACCGCACGCTGGGGGCCAAGAAAGGGTATTCAATGACCGTCGAAGCCTACTACAAGGACCTGCAAAACCAGCTTGACTACCGCGACGGCACCCAGCTCCAGGGTAATTTCGACGTGGAAGCCAGCCTGCTCTACGGCACTGGCCGGGCTTACGGCATCGAGTTTTTGGTGCGCAAGGACGTGGGCCGCCTCAGCGGCTGGCTGGGCTACACATTGAGCCGCTCGGAGCGCAAATTTACCGAAATCAACCAGGGCGTCTACTTCCCCTCGCGCCAGGACCGCACCCACGACCTGTCGGTGGTGGCCATCTACCAGCTCAACCCGAAGTGGAGCTTCTCGGGCACCTTCGTGACGAGCACCGGCAATGCCGTGACCTTCCCGGTAGGCAAATACCAGATTGGCAACCAGATAGTGAGTTACTTCGGCCGACGCAACGCCGACCGTATGCCCTACTACCAGCGCCTTGACCTGGGCGCCACTTATGAGAAGCCCCACCAGGAAGGCCACCGCTTCCACAGCAGCTGGACGTTCTCGGTGTATAATGCCCTGGGCCGCGAAAATGCCTACAGCATCCGCTTTGAGGCCGACCCCAACGACCCCAGCCGCACCCGCGCCGTGCAAACGGCCCTGTTCAAGTTCATCCCCTCGGCCACCTACAATTTCAGCTTCTAA
- a CDS encoding pyridoxal phosphate-dependent aminotransferase, translating into MQVSKMAAGLSGSEIIRIGNQVSEQVRQGANICNLTIGDFDPKIFPIPAGLNQGITQAYEAGLTNYPPAAGINELRQSVSDFLQTRQGLAYGPNDILIAGGSRPLIYATYRTLVDAGDRVIFPLPSWNNNHYCHLTGATPVAVPTRAENNFMPTAADLAPHVPGATLLALCSPLNPTGTVFSKQGLEEICDLVIAENKRRSPEEKPLYILYDQIYWLLTFGDTQHHDPVTLRPELRDYVIYIDGISKCFAATGVRVGYSFGPTAIIEKMKSILGHVGAWAPKAEQVATAHFMPDAAAVDAFLGDMKNRLQTSLQALFSGLKALQAQGYPVDAVAPAGAIYLTAKIDVLGRTAPDGTVLSTTAELTSYLISEAKLALVPFSAFGSPATEPWFRASVGAETVASIQAALPRLKAALDQLK; encoded by the coding sequence ATGCAAGTATCAAAGATGGCCGCCGGACTGAGCGGCTCCGAAATCATTCGCATCGGCAACCAGGTAAGCGAGCAGGTGCGCCAGGGCGCCAACATCTGCAACCTGACCATCGGCGATTTCGACCCCAAAATTTTTCCCATCCCGGCCGGGCTGAACCAAGGCATCACCCAGGCTTACGAAGCGGGCCTCACCAACTACCCGCCCGCCGCCGGCATCAACGAGTTGCGCCAATCGGTTTCCGATTTCCTGCAAACGCGCCAGGGACTTGCCTACGGCCCCAACGACATCCTGATTGCCGGCGGCTCGCGTCCGCTCATCTACGCCACCTACCGCACCCTGGTAGACGCCGGCGACCGGGTGATTTTCCCGCTGCCAAGCTGGAACAACAACCACTACTGCCACCTCACCGGGGCCACGCCCGTGGCCGTGCCCACCCGCGCCGAAAATAACTTCATGCCCACCGCCGCCGACCTGGCCCCGCACGTGCCGGGCGCCACCCTGCTGGCGTTGTGCTCGCCGCTGAACCCCACCGGCACGGTTTTCTCGAAGCAGGGCCTGGAGGAAATCTGCGACCTGGTGATTGCCGAGAACAAGCGCCGCAGCCCTGAGGAAAAGCCGCTCTACATCCTGTACGACCAGATTTACTGGCTGCTCACCTTCGGCGACACCCAGCACCACGACCCCGTGACGCTGCGCCCCGAGCTGCGCGACTACGTCATTTACATCGACGGCATCTCGAAGTGCTTCGCTGCCACCGGTGTGCGCGTGGGCTACAGCTTCGGGCCAACGGCCATCATCGAAAAGATGAAGTCCATTCTGGGCCACGTGGGCGCCTGGGCACCCAAGGCTGAGCAGGTGGCCACGGCCCACTTCATGCCCGATGCCGCTGCAGTCGACGCCTTTCTGGGCGACATGAAAAACCGCCTGCAAACGTCCCTGCAAGCCTTGTTCTCCGGTTTGAAAGCGCTGCAGGCCCAGGGCTACCCGGTGGATGCCGTAGCTCCGGCCGGCGCCATCTACCTCACTGCAAAGATTGACGTGCTGGGCCGCACCGCCCCCGACGGCACTGTACTCAGCACCACTGCCGAGCTTACCTCCTACTTAATTTCAGAAGCCAAACTGGCCCTGGTGCCCTTCTCGGCTTTCGGCTCGCCGGCCACGGAGCCGTGGTTCCGCGCCTCGGTGGGGGCGGAAACGGTAGCGTCCATTCAGGCCGCGCTGCCGCGTCTGAAGGCGGCACTTGACCAGCTTAAGTAG
- a CDS encoding TonB-dependent receptor, whose translation MALPAQSLPAVSGTVQASAGALIAYATVTLHRAADSVVVKTEFSDEQGAFRLEALAGRRYLVSVSQVGYARHWGEAFELIRSGVVLPPIRLVTSQATALKEVTVTARKPLYEHQAGRTVVNVADSPLSAGATTLDVLGRAPGVTLDASNNPSLRGRQGLLVVVDGKRVPLTGEDLASYLRALPAEQVQSVELLTNPPAQYDAQGGAGVIAINLKKDQRLGTNGSANASYGRGEYGKLTAGLSLNHRRKNINYFGNYTYTNRRDFARQEFDRQYAAAGALPAARGSIVGKRVLDLASHSAKLGADINLTKASLLGLSLTGLLSQTNTANSSQTQFEDAGGALIGGNSSTTRQDIRRPSGSANVNFRHAFADSAAAAALSADADFAHYNTRRTLALATFSHYLAAGPSLLTGDQLSELQIAAVKIDYTRPLPRRARLDVGAKTTLVNSANNVAFLNEGVYDSSISTNFNYQEKVQAVYASLRGAATKTTFQAGLRAEQATIRTETDGELLREQNYLQFFPSASVQRTLNAQHTLALTASRRIDRPNYGQLNPLRSYFDATSYRSGNPDLVAQTSYNVELMHTFRQKFSTTLSYAQTDKPIVTVVQPAPDGGRLVVNRDVNLTTHNYYALTLTAPLEPAKWWTLYANGVFYYSRFRGYLAGTALDRQQPACILTASNTFSLPRSWSGELSGTFQSGEIWGFERARARGQLLLGVQRSFWAKQATLRLNVADVLYTAPIRSTSVYDGFTESFRLRQDTRVATVAFTYRFGSSKVAAARKRAAGADDELRRAGGL comes from the coding sequence GTGGCACTCCCGGCCCAAAGCCTGCCGGCGGTGAGTGGCACGGTGCAGGCCTCGGCGGGCGCCCTGATTGCGTATGCAACCGTAACGCTGCACCGAGCGGCCGATTCGGTGGTCGTGAAAACCGAGTTCAGCGACGAGCAAGGGGCTTTTCGCCTTGAAGCGCTGGCCGGCCGGCGCTACCTGGTATCGGTGAGTCAGGTGGGCTATGCGCGGCACTGGGGCGAGGCGTTTGAGCTCATCCGTTCGGGAGTGGTGCTCCCGCCCATCAGGCTGGTCACCAGCCAGGCCACGGCCCTGAAAGAAGTGACCGTGACGGCCCGCAAGCCGCTGTATGAGCACCAGGCCGGCCGCACGGTGGTGAATGTGGCCGACAGCCCACTCTCAGCCGGGGCCACGACGCTGGACGTGCTGGGCCGCGCGCCGGGCGTGACGCTGGACGCCAGCAACAACCCAAGTCTTCGGGGCCGCCAGGGCTTGCTGGTGGTGGTCGACGGCAAGCGCGTGCCGCTGACGGGCGAGGATTTGGCCAGCTACCTGCGCGCCCTGCCCGCCGAGCAGGTGCAAAGCGTGGAGCTGCTCACCAATCCGCCCGCGCAATACGACGCCCAGGGCGGCGCGGGCGTCATCGCCATCAATCTCAAAAAGGACCAGCGCCTGGGCACCAACGGCAGCGCCAACGCCAGCTACGGCCGGGGCGAATACGGCAAGCTCACGGCCGGCCTCAGTCTCAACCACCGCCGCAAAAACATAAATTACTTCGGCAATTACACCTACACCAACCGCCGCGATTTTGCTCGTCAGGAGTTCGACCGGCAGTATGCAGCGGCGGGAGCGCTGCCGGCGGCGCGCGGTAGCATTGTGGGCAAGCGCGTGCTGGATTTGGCATCGCACAGCGCCAAACTCGGCGCGGACATCAACCTGACGAAAGCTTCCCTGCTGGGCTTGTCGCTGACCGGCCTTCTCAGCCAGACCAACACGGCAAACTCCAGCCAAACCCAATTTGAAGACGCCGGGGGGGCGCTAATCGGTGGTAACAGCTCCACCACGCGGCAGGATATCCGGCGGCCCAGCGGCAGCGCCAATGTTAATTTTCGCCACGCCTTTGCCGACTCGGCTGCGGCCGCGGCACTCTCGGCCGACGCGGATTTTGCCCACTACAATACCCGGCGTACGCTCGCCCTTGCCACCTTTTCCCACTACCTGGCGGCAGGACCCAGCCTGCTCACGGGCGACCAGCTCAGCGAGCTGCAAATTGCGGCCGTGAAGATTGATTACACTCGGCCCCTGCCTCGTCGGGCCCGCCTCGATGTGGGCGCGAAAACCACGCTGGTGAATTCAGCAAACAACGTGGCTTTTCTCAACGAGGGGGTGTACGATTCGTCGATTTCTACCAATTTCAACTACCAGGAGAAGGTGCAGGCCGTGTATGCCAGCCTGCGCGGCGCGGCCACCAAAACCACTTTCCAGGCGGGGCTGCGCGCCGAGCAGGCCACCATCCGCACCGAGACGGACGGCGAGCTGCTCCGGGAGCAGAACTACCTGCAATTCTTCCCCTCGGCCTCGGTGCAGCGCACCCTCAACGCCCAGCACACGCTGGCCCTGACGGCCAGCCGCCGCATCGACCGGCCCAACTACGGCCAGCTAAACCCCTTGCGCTCCTACTTCGACGCCACCTCGTACCGCTCCGGCAACCCGGATTTGGTGGCCCAGACAAGCTACAATGTTGAGCTGATGCACACCTTCCGCCAGAAGTTCAGCACCACTCTCAGCTACGCCCAAACCGACAAGCCCATTGTGACGGTGGTGCAGCCCGCCCCCGATGGTGGGCGGCTGGTGGTGAACCGCGACGTAAACCTGACCACCCACAACTACTACGCCCTGACCCTCACCGCGCCCCTGGAACCGGCGAAATGGTGGACGCTATACGCCAACGGCGTATTCTACTACTCGCGGTTCCGGGGCTATCTGGCCGGCACGGCCCTCGACCGCCAGCAGCCGGCGTGCATTCTCACCGCCAGCAACACCTTCAGCCTGCCCCGCAGCTGGTCGGGCGAGCTCAGCGGCACGTTTCAGTCAGGCGAAATATGGGGTTTTGAACGGGCGCGGGCGCGCGGACAGCTGCTGCTGGGCGTGCAGCGCAGCTTCTGGGCCAAGCAGGCCACCCTGCGGCTGAACGTGGCCGACGTGCTCTATACCGCGCCCATCCGGTCCACGTCGGTTTACGACGGCTTCACCGAAAGCTTTCGGCTGCGCCAGGACACGCGCGTGGCCACGGTGGCCTTCACCTACCGATTTGGCAGCAGCAAGGTGGCCGCCGCCCGCAAGCGGGCCGCCGGCGCCGACGACGAGCTGCGCCGCGCCGGCGGGCTATGA
- the tsaE gene encoding tRNA (adenosine(37)-N6)-threonylcarbamoyltransferase complex ATPase subunit type 1 TsaE has protein sequence MLPQTIAVATLADLPIAAQALSTAITESGCTVVAFEGEMGAGKTTLISALAAALGVADDVSSPTFALVNEYRDGRQQPVYHFDFYRINSVAEAEQMGAVEYFDSGYLCLVEWPARVADLLPMPRLEVRLEVREDQSREVELKIID, from the coding sequence ATGCTCCCCCAAACTATCGCCGTGGCCACGCTGGCCGACCTGCCCATTGCCGCCCAGGCACTTTCCACTGCCATCACCGAATCCGGCTGCACCGTGGTGGCCTTCGAGGGCGAGATGGGGGCGGGCAAGACCACCCTCATCAGCGCGCTGGCCGCCGCGCTCGGCGTGGCCGACGACGTGAGCAGCCCCACCTTTGCGCTGGTGAACGAGTACCGCGACGGTCGCCAGCAGCCCGTGTACCACTTCGACTTTTACCGCATCAATTCTGTGGCGGAAGCTGAACAGATGGGGGCCGTCGAGTACTTCGATTCGGGGTATCTTTGCCTAGTAGAATGGCCCGCCCGCGTGGCCGATTTATTGCCCATGCCCCGGCTCGAAGTGCGCCTCGAAGTGCGCGAAGACCAAAGCCGGGAAGTAGAATTGAAAATTATTGATTGA
- a CDS encoding alanine dehydrogenase, with amino-acid sequence MPEQLPSGFESLATSRAYFTQESMLAVETRKRKLFIGLPRETSLQENRLGLTPEAVQHLVSAGHEVVMEAGAGEPSKYADHAYSEAGAQIAYSTEEVFKADILLKVAPPTLEEIELLHAGQTLISALQMGSMTPEYIAALSRKKINAIGFELMKDPSGARPVVRAMSEIAGSTVMLIAAEYLARSNEGKGIILGGITGVPPSQVVILGAGTVAEYAARAATGLGAEVKVFDNHLYKLRRLKHNLGMQLYTSTLDTFALSQQIRRADVVIGALAVEDGRIPFMVPEEMVASMSPGSIIIDVSIDQGGCFETSEMTSHSNPVFRKYDVIHYSVPNIASRVPRTATNALSNIFTPILQEISQHGGINEVLFTNEHFRSGVYIYRGSLTNSMIAKKFNLRYKELGLLIAVRN; translated from the coding sequence ATGCCCGAGCAGCTACCTTCCGGTTTTGAGTCCCTGGCCACGAGCCGCGCCTATTTCACCCAGGAATCGATGCTGGCCGTGGAAACGCGCAAGCGCAAGCTCTTCATCGGCCTGCCGCGCGAAACCTCGCTGCAGGAAAACCGCCTCGGCCTCACACCCGAAGCCGTGCAGCACCTCGTGAGCGCCGGCCACGAAGTGGTGATGGAGGCCGGCGCTGGCGAGCCCAGCAAGTACGCCGACCATGCCTACTCCGAGGCCGGCGCCCAGATTGCCTATTCTACCGAAGAGGTATTCAAGGCCGACATTCTGCTGAAAGTGGCGCCGCCCACGCTGGAGGAAATTGAACTGCTGCACGCCGGACAAACCCTGATTTCGGCCCTGCAAATGGGCTCGATGACGCCGGAATACATCGCGGCCCTCTCGCGCAAGAAAATCAACGCCATCGGCTTCGAGCTGATGAAGGACCCCAGCGGCGCCCGCCCCGTGGTGCGCGCCATGAGCGAAATCGCCGGCTCGACGGTGATGCTGATTGCGGCCGAATACCTGGCCCGCTCCAACGAGGGCAAGGGCATTATCCTGGGCGGCATCACGGGCGTGCCGCCGTCGCAGGTGGTTATTCTGGGGGCCGGCACGGTGGCCGAGTACGCCGCCCGCGCCGCCACCGGCCTTGGGGCCGAGGTGAAGGTGTTCGACAACCACCTCTACAAGCTGCGCCGCCTCAAGCACAACCTGGGCATGCAGCTCTACACCAGTACCCTGGATACGTTTGCCCTGAGCCAGCAAATCCGCCGGGCCGACGTGGTAATCGGGGCACTGGCGGTAGAAGACGGCCGCATTCCCTTCATGGTGCCCGAGGAAATGGTGGCCAGCATGTCGCCGGGCTCCATCATCATCGACGTGAGCATCGACCAGGGCGGCTGCTTCGAAACCAGCGAGATGACCAGCCACAGCAACCCGGTGTTCCGCAAGTACGACGTAATTCACTACAGCGTGCCCAACATTGCCTCGCGCGTGCCGCGCACCGCTACCAACGCGCTGAGCAACATCTTCACGCCCATCCTGCAGGAAATCAGCCAGCACGGCGGCATCAACGAAGTGCTGTTTACCAATGAGCATTTCCGCAGCGGCGTCTACATCTACCGCGGCTCGCTCACCAACTCAATGATTGCCAAGAAATTTAACCTGCGGTACAAGGAGTTGGGATTGTTGATTGCAGTGCGTAATTAA
- a CDS encoding flavin reductase family protein yields the protein MPAPAPSFHSLTPADLTPAQWHPFMVGAVAPRPVAFASTVDAEGRVNLSPYSFFNAFSANPPILVFSPANRVRDNTQKHTLQNVREVPEVVINICDFALVEQMSLASTEYEKGVNEFTKAGLTELASEQVRPPRVAEAPAAFECVVEQIIELGQNHGAGNLIICRVVRAHFRQDILLPDATGIDPFKLDAVARLGGDWYCRASGASLFEVPKPNRHIGIGIDQLPEHLRNSDVLTGNELGRLANIERNALPTPEQVEEFKAEPMVAYLINKYRDDAPELEKQLLNLGRQFLAEGRLVEAWKVLLIK from the coding sequence ATGCCCGCTCCCGCTCCGTCGTTTCACTCCCTCACCCCTGCCGACCTCACGCCCGCTCAGTGGCACCCCTTTATGGTGGGGGCCGTGGCCCCGCGCCCGGTGGCCTTCGCCAGCACCGTCGACGCCGAAGGCCGCGTGAACCTGAGCCCCTACAGCTTCTTCAACGCCTTCAGCGCCAACCCGCCCATCCTCGTGTTCTCGCCCGCCAACCGCGTGCGCGACAACACCCAGAAGCACACGCTACAAAACGTGCGCGAGGTGCCCGAAGTCGTCATCAACATCTGCGATTTCGCGCTCGTGGAGCAGATGTCGCTAGCCAGCACCGAGTACGAAAAGGGCGTCAACGAATTCACCAAAGCCGGCCTCACCGAGCTGGCTTCAGAGCAGGTGCGCCCGCCCCGCGTGGCCGAAGCCCCGGCCGCCTTCGAGTGCGTGGTGGAACAAATCATCGAGCTGGGCCAGAACCACGGCGCCGGCAACCTCATCATCTGCCGCGTGGTGCGCGCCCACTTCCGCCAGGACATCCTCCTGCCCGACGCCACCGGCATCGACCCCTTCAAGCTCGACGCCGTGGCCCGCCTCGGCGGCGACTGGTACTGCCGGGCCAGCGGCGCCAGCCTCTTCGAGGTGCCCAAGCCCAACCGCCACATCGGCATCGGCATCGACCAGCTGCCCGAGCACCTACGCAACTCCGACGTGCTCACCGGCAACGAGTTGGGCCGCCTCGCCAACATCGAGCGCAACGCCCTGCCCACGCCGGAGCAGGTGGAGGAGTTTAAAGCCGAGCCGATGGTGGCTTACCTGATTAATAAATACCGCGATGACGCGCCGGAGCTTGAGAAACAATTGCTAAACCTGGGGCGGCAGTTTCTGGCGGAAGGGCGATTGGTGGAAGCGTGGAAGGTGCTACTAATTAAATGA
- a CDS encoding M28 family peptidase: MKRTLQGLLVLASLVWTAPSLAQNQGADTLRLRQHLQMLTTTPQPRNYQHPAVLDTVAAYIARQLRAAGAHEVEAQPYAVRGQTYRNVLGSFGPNDGPRLIIGAHYDVCGDQPGADDNGTGVAALLELARLLGRQPTLPYRIDLVAYTLEEPPFFRTSNMGSYVHAAALKAAGVPVRGMVALEMLGYYDDRRGTQHYPIAPLKYIYGSRGNYVTVAQKFGNGRFGRQFARRYRAAATLPVKRFKAPAWLPGIDFSDHLNYWKFGYPAVLLTDTAFYRNRSYHETTDTLARLDMRRLGLAVDALLAVVAP; encoded by the coding sequence ATGAAACGGACTTTACAGGGGCTGCTGGTGCTGGCCAGCTTGGTTTGGACGGCCCCGTCCCTGGCACAAAACCAAGGCGCCGACACCCTCCGGTTGCGCCAGCACCTGCAGATGCTGACCACCACGCCGCAGCCGCGCAACTACCAGCATCCGGCCGTGCTCGACACGGTGGCCGCTTACATTGCCCGCCAGCTGCGGGCCGCCGGAGCGCACGAAGTAGAGGCGCAGCCCTACGCGGTGCGCGGCCAAACCTACCGGAATGTCCTCGGTTCTTTTGGCCCGAACGACGGCCCGCGCCTCATCATCGGGGCGCATTACGATGTGTGCGGCGACCAGCCCGGCGCCGACGACAACGGCACCGGCGTGGCCGCGCTGCTGGAGCTGGCTCGTCTGTTGGGCCGGCAGCCAACCCTGCCGTACCGCATCGACCTGGTGGCCTACACGCTGGAAGAGCCGCCGTTTTTCCGAACCAGCAACATGGGCAGCTACGTGCACGCCGCTGCGCTGAAGGCTGCAGGGGTACCCGTGCGCGGCATGGTTGCCCTTGAAATGCTGGGTTACTACGACGACCGACGCGGCACCCAGCATTACCCCATCGCCCCGCTGAAATACATCTATGGCAGCCGCGGCAACTACGTGACGGTGGCGCAGAAATTCGGTAACGGCCGCTTCGGGCGGCAGTTTGCCCGCCGCTACCGCGCCGCCGCTACGCTGCCAGTAAAGCGCTTCAAGGCGCCGGCCTGGCTGCCGGGCATCGACTTCTCCGACCACCTCAACTACTGGAAGTTCGGCTACCCGGCCGTGCTGCTCACCGATACCGCGTTCTACCGCAACCGCAGCTACCACGAAACCACCGACACCCTGGCCCGGCTCGACATGCGCCGCTTGGGGCTGGCCGTGGATGCCTTGCTGGCCGTGGTAGCGCCTTGA